From Cyanobacteriota bacterium:
AACAGCTAACCACACGACTGTTTTACCCAGCGATTCCCACTGATGTGCTTGAGATGCCAGACCGGTAGTATCAATACCCAGAGTCTGTAGCCAGCGAGCAGTGCCTAGGTATACCCACTGGCCGTTAACTTGGGCCTGGGTACCACTACCCGCGATCGCTTGAAAGTGTTGAGCTTCAACTATGTCCACACCTTGTGTACGAGCATACTGCACGATCGCTTCCCCTAAGGGATGCTCGGAGTAGCGTTCAACTGCTGCGGATAGCTGTAACAGGGCTAGCTCGTTACCATGAGCAGTGCCGTTCACCGTCAAGAAGTTAGTAACCGTAGGCTTGCCTTCAGTAATGGTGCCAGTTTTGTCTAGCACAATTGTCTTGAGGTTATGGGCTAGTTCTAGACTCTCAGCACTTTTAATCAGAATGCCGTGTTCCGCTCCCTTACCTGTGCCTACCATGATGGATGTAGGAGTTGCTAACCCTAAAGCACAGGGACAGGCAATGATTAGTACAGCGATGGTGTTGTTTAAGGCCAAGGTGAAGTTATAGGTCAGGCCATACCAAAGGACGCAAGTCACGAAAGCGATCGCCAACACCACAGGCACAAACCACCCGGTAACCCGATCAGCAAGGCGCTGGATGGGGGCTTTGCTACCCTGAGCCTGCTTAACAAGCTGTATAATCTGTGACAGCACAGTATCCTTGCCTACGCGGGTAGCACGAAGGGTAAAACTCCCGCTTTTGTTAAGGGTGGCACCAATGACTTCATCGCCTGGATGTTTATCTACGGGCACACTTTCTCCTGTCACCATGGCCTCATCCACTGTAGAGGAGCCATCCAATACCACGCCATCAACGGGAATCTTTTCCCCAGGCCGCACTCGCACTACATCCCCTAGTCTGACTTCAGCAATTGCTACATCCATTTCACCCTCTGGGCGAATCACCCGGGCCGTTTTGGCTTGTAGACCAATTAACTTGCGCATGGCCACTGAAGTTTGGCGTTTGGCACGGATTTCTAGCAATCGTCCTAGCAAGATTAAGGTGATGATCACAGCAACGGTTTCGTAGTAGACATCTGCGCTGAGTCCTTGGCTAGTGAACAGGTAGGGAAACAAAGTCGCCACGAGGGAGTAGAGGTAAGCAGCACCTGTACCGATCGCCACCAACGTATCCATCGTTGCAAGTCTGTAGCGCCACGCCTTTGCTGCATTGATGTAAAACGTCGCCCCGCACCAACCTTGCACTGGCAGGGTTAGCACTAGTTGTAACCAAGGATTGTGGA
This genomic window contains:
- a CDS encoding heavy metal translocating P-type ATPase, which encodes MLSQTFKLDGMSCASCAHAIDAAIRNIPGVSQCYVNFGMAEATVTFDANQTSVAAIQAAIADRGYVAHPWQPEDEAEDDEASRHHYQQELQTLQRKVWVGGIISSLLVFGSLPAMTGLHVPLVPSWLHNPWLQLVLTLPVQGWCGATFYINAAKAWRYRLATMDTLVAIGTGAAYLYSLVATLFPYLFTSQGLSADVYYETVAVIITLILLGRLLEIRAKRQTSVAMRKLIGLQAKTARVIRPEGEMDVAIAEVRLGDVVRVRPGEKIPVDGVVLDGSSTVDEAMVTGESVPVDKHPGDEVIGATLNKSGSFTLRATRVGKDTVLSQIIQLVKQAQGSKAPIQRLADRVTGWFVPVVLAIAFVTCVLWYGLTYNFTLALNNTIAVLIIACPCALGLATPTSIMVGTGKGAEHGILIKSAESLELAHNLKTIVLDKTGTITEGKPTVTNFLTVNGTAHGNELALLQLSAAVERYSEHPLGEAIVQYARTQGVDIVEAQHFQAIAGSGTQAQVNGQWVYLGTARWLQTLGIDTTGLASQAHQWESLGKTVVWLAVEHTIAAIFGITDAVKPSSAGAIRALQAMGLTVVMVTGDNRSTATAIAHEVGIQHVIAEVRPDQKAAIIAKLQHQDATLPLEHDML